The Oreochromis niloticus isolate F11D_XX linkage group LG4, O_niloticus_UMD_NMBU, whole genome shotgun sequence DNA segment TTCTCAAGCAGCCAGTCCTGAATCAAAACTCATACTAGACAGTAGATGTTGATATGTCACAGTAATAAAAACACAGCTGGAATCACAGTAAACCAGCATCCACCACTATACACCTCCCATAAATGTTATATATAGGGGGCTTCCTTCTGTGGCATATAAATGTTTGAAGTCTTGTTAAGCTGTCTAACACTTTctgttaaaacaggaaaaaagtctCAACCAGCTTCTACAATGATTCTCATTAAAAATCCAACGGACATGTTGAGAAATAGAAGACATTTGTTTCAGAATGCAGGACATACACAAGTAAATAAATGGGAATACCTGAATACTCTTACAGTTTGTGCATGAATCTGAATGGCAGAGCCAACTGTGATAGAGACACACTACCCTCTGGTGTGGAGTGTGCTGTATCACAGTCACAGCTTTAATTGCTGAATTCCCTGCAACTGAGTCCATTCAGCTGGAATAAGGATAAATGGGAAAGCTATTCCTATTTCAGGTGTACTAAAGCATAGTGGAAATACACTCATTGGCCACTTTTTAAGCAAACATCTACTTATTAATGCAAACTAGCCAATCATATGGCAGCACCTCAATGCGTTTAGACATGAAAATATGGTCAAGATGATGAGCTGAAATTCAaattgagcatcagaatggggaagacaGGCGATTTAAGCAACTtagcatggttgttggtgctacATGGGCTGGTGCAAACTTCTGATCTGCTGAGATTTACCCACACAGGCATTTCTAGGGTTTATAAAGAATGGAACAAAAACGATAAAATATCCAATGAGAAGCAGTTCTTTGTGTGAAAATGCCTCATTGATGCCAGATGTCAGAAGACAATGGCCAGACAGAtatgaaggcaacagtaacttaaATATCCAACTATTAAAATCCAAAATGTGTAAACAATTCAAAATCCTCTGTTCATTCTGCCTTTCCTCAGtggttcaggctggtggtgtaatgatgtgggggatattttcttgtctCTTTAATACTAACTGAAtatcatttaaatgccacagcctacctgaataTTATTGCTGAGCATGTCCATCTTTTTACTCATGTACATTTCTGATAGTTGCTTCCAGCAGAATAATGTGCCATGCCACAAAGCTTAAATCACCTTCacctggtttcttgaacataccaatgagttcactgtactcacatGGCCTTCACAGTGACTGTATCTCAGTCTAATAGAGAgtctttgggatgtggtggaactgGAGGTCTGTATTATGTGTGTGCAGCTGACAAGTTGCCACTGTGTTAAGCTATCGTATAAAtttggaccaaaatctctgagcagTTTTTCCTGCACCATGTTGAATTTGTCTCATGGAGAATTAGTAATGCtctaaaggcaaaaaaaaagggatTCAACCTGCTGGTAGCAAGGTGTACTTAATAAAGTGGGCAGTGAGTGTATATTTCCCATGGTACCTCTTGCCACAGGTATAACCCTGATTACAAAGTGAAGAAGAGCTTCAGTGGAGTGTTAGTAAGGGCTGTTGTTGGAGGACTCTTTATTGTTAAATAATAACGAGCCATTTTCATGAAGACATGTTTACAATATACTCCCCCTATTCATATTTTATATCACAGTTTGCTGTTTTTAATCTCATATGCGTCTTCTTTATCCTTTACTATAtcactaaaggaaaaaaaagtatagCAGCACTCACGAACAGCAACGTGATGAGCTGATTGATGTGCTGGTTTGCCCAGGTTTGTGTGACTACAGCTGGGCCAAGTGGCGGAAAATGAGGTAATTAGCAGTTAATTAGTTTCAGGTTCGCTCTTAGAGTATAGTAAAGCCTGACTCATCGCCTGGCGTCTGGACGCTGCCAATTAACTAATTAAAAGCTTTCCAGAGAGTATAAGACAGGCAGGGAACAGCGGCGCGGTTTCCATAACGTTCTGTCTTTAGAGTAGTTTTCAGATatcagaagaaaatgaatgacatGCGAGCTGGGAAACCTGTCGGCGGTCAACCGCTGGAGTTGTTCAGCTGTTCTCATGGCGAGTGTGGCGCAACTTTCACCAGGCAGTGGAAACTCAAAGAGCATGAGACTGTGCACACCGGGGCGGTAAGGAAAATATTTAATCACGCAGTGCCAAAGTCTTTCTAGCTAGCGGATAAACCcttcaaactgaaaaataaagtaagaaACAGTAACTTTACAACTATGATAAATGTGTGCAGCGCCCGTGCCAGTGCGCAGTTGCCGGCTGCGGTCGTCGCTTCTCCAGAAGCTCTCACCTGCGGCGCCACATGCTTGAGCACACCGGGGTGAAGCAATTCAAGTAAGTAACTCAAACACAGTTTTCCTTCTCTCGACTGTCGTCTCACTTTGGTTTCTGATTTATGCAGATGCAAGTTTGTGACCTGTACAAAGACTTTCTTCCACGCAAGCAAATTGAAGAGACACGTGCGCTTCGCCCATGGAGACAAAAATAAGTACTTCAAGGTTTGTGTGAATATACACTTATCCACCAGATGGCACCAAAACAGCATAATTTACACCAGCTTCGTTTACTTTTGAGATAAACCGGTTTTCAAGCCTTGTCATTTTAATCACTTGTGCATTCCCGTCCTATAGTGCAAGCAGCCAAACTGCTCTCTGACCTTCAAAAAGCGCAGATTGTTTAAGATGCACTTGAAGGAACATGAAATGTTTGCCAAGTTCAAGTAAGTCCATATAATAGCTTAGTTCAGATTTTGCTCTGCTTTAACATATACTGACACTATTTTGTGTCATAAAAGAAATGGCTGAAGCGGTCACATGAGTTTCTGTATTAAAGATGATACTTCTGCTGTTTTAATCAGCGTTTATACCTGCACAATGAGCTGCCAGTGCCTGTGTGGGGGTGGCCTCTGTGATTAATTTGTACTTCTCTCTACTCCTGGGATACTTAGATGTTCAAAGGATGGATGCACTGCCACATTTGACTCCCATATTGCCCGCAAAGCCCACGAGAAGAAGCATGCAGGTTGGTTTAATCTTGGTGGGGGACTTGTCGTCTTTAATCTCGGTACagttttttcattaaaatgggGTTGAATGCTTTTGTGTGTAACCTTTTCATGCATTGAAGACAAAATAAACATGGCCCAGAAGGGAGATGGTGGATGATCTCATTTGTCTGGTCTCTGCAGGTTACCGCTGCCCTCATGCTAATTGCCAGGTATTTGAACATACCTGGGGGAAACTTCAGAAACACATGATTAAACACCCAGGTGAATTTGACCATAGAACATAGTTTTTGTTTCCCTACTCGGTGCTTTGTGGTTAAAGGATGGCCCAGTTAATCattgcttttttgtgtgttgcaGCCACATTTACATGCCAAGTGTGCAAGAAAGAGTTTAAGAAAGTGGATTCTTTGCGGAGGCACAAGCGGATGCATGCTTCCCACAAGCCTGTGCTGGTCTGTCCCAGAGATGACTGCCAGGCTTACTTTTCTACAACCTTTAACCTGCAGCACCATATTCGCAAGGTGCACCTTGACCTGCTCAAATACAGATGCTCCTTCCCTGACTGTACTCGCATGTTTGCTATGCGGGTAGGTATCTAGCAAGAAACTGGAAATGTGTACCTACTTTAAATCAAAAGAGATGGCAGTGAAAAATAACATCCAGTTTTAAAGTAGCTTTAATAATAAACTTGATTTGCAATTTTTTGGAACTTGTGTATTGACTGTTTTTATTCTGCAGGAGAGTATGAGCAGACACCTACTTCGCCATGACCCAAATGCTACCACTCTGAAAGTAAGACCTAATAGTGTAGAAGTAGACTAAAGCACCTACATATTTCTCTGCAAACCTGTTACAATCTAAATTCTTCAGGCCTAAATCTGGGAGTTTCactaattcatttatttttaatatgtaGAGTTGAACCAAGTTCATCATTTTGATCTTCTGACTCAACAGAAACGCCAGCGACCCAGGAAAACCTGGCAGAAGCGCTTGAATGGACAAAATCTGCCACTCGTGGAGGAAAACCTGCGTCACCTATTTGCTCTGCGCATGCGAATCTCCAGACGTGCCAAGGTGGAAACGAACCTCTCAGGCCTCTTCAATGAGCGCAAGATCCATCACTATGTTGACCCAGAAGTCAATCTGCGTAACCTGTTTGGGATCAAACAGCATCAGGCTCTGGAGAAGAACGAGATTGCGCCAGTAAAAGGTTAAATGAGGATGCTTCCAGTCCAAGTGCTTTTTGGTTAAGTTTATACATTATGTTTCAAAGTTGgaccaaagtgttttttttcttgtttagacAATGGGTCTTTTTCCTTTTGAATGTAGATTGTATACATTAAAATACTTAAATTTCAAAGCAGTGTAACTTGACACATTGATTAGGATGTCAAGCTTTTGAGTCTTATTCTGAGGATGGAAGGTGTCAGCTGAAACGCTTATTTTGTAACATGGCTTTTGACCCAATAAAATTAGTTGTGATTTTCCTCAGTGGTGCTTGAATTCTGAGTGCTTGAGTGTTTAGGCGAACTGCTGAAGGTCAGCCCATCAGTGGCAGGTGCTGAAGGAAGCATAGGACCAAGATTTTTAGTCATATTAATTGCATCTCATTGTGAACACAAACAGCTGTTCTTCTCCTGCATCCATCTTTTGTGCTCACTTTGGCTGCACATATCAGTTGACATTTGCTGAACATGTTGGAGCTCATTAAATATGAACAAAGCGCTGCACATGAGTAAGAACTGAGTCACACAGCATGTCATTTTGGAGGCGGATGAGACTTTGAACACAAAGATGAGTGTCTGCTGTCAGATCTGTACAATGGAGGTTAAGCTGTTGCAGTTTAGAGCCTGGCCTTTCATGTTTGGTTACACAAAAGGGGAATGGCAGTTCATATGTACAGAGTAAATTTGGCCACCTGTCCAAAGTTGAGCTGCAACTAATTTTCTCCTGTGTACAACCTCGGTTCTTTGTGGTTTATGGTGTTACACAAAGACTTCAATAGTTCATAACATGGATGTCTCCCTACATGAAGGGAGATATTTGAGCTTCGGTAACTTCTACCagccatgtttttaaaaacgtaTGACAACTTTGGCCaatcacacacatacaggcGGCCGCAGAAATGCAGAACAGATAAATTTTTGTGAAAATCAAACCAAACTCTCCTAAA contains these protein-coding regions:
- the 42sp43 gene encoding P43 5S RNA-binding protein-like yields the protein MNDMRAGKPVGGQPLELFSCSHGECGATFTRQWKLKEHETVHTGARPCQCAVAGCGRRFSRSSHLRRHMLEHTGVKQFKCKFVTCTKTFFHASKLKRHVRFAHGDKNKYFKCKQPNCSLTFKKRRLFKMHLKEHEMFAKFKCSKDGCTATFDSHIARKAHEKKHAGYRCPHANCQVFEHTWGKLQKHMIKHPATFTCQVCKKEFKKVDSLRRHKRMHASHKPVLVCPRDDCQAYFSTTFNLQHHIRKVHLDLLKYRCSFPDCTRMFAMRESMSRHLLRHDPNATTLKKRQRPRKTWQKRLNGQNLPLVEENLRHLFALRMRISRRAKVETNLSGLFNERKIHHYVDPEVNLRNLFGIKQHQALEKNEIAPVKG